A section of the Agrobacterium tumefaciens genome encodes:
- a CDS encoding ATP-binding protein yields the protein MTSSTRNGTLQVGIDMGTLSGGQQAKLDIEELLATRLLVQGNSGSGKSHLLRRLLEQSAPWVQQVIIDPEGDFVTLSDKFGHVVVDGERTEAELAGIANRIRQHRVSCVLTLEGLDIEQQMRAAAAFLNGLFDADREFWYPVLVVVDEAQMFAPSVAGEVTEDARKASLGAMTNLMCRGRKRGLAGVIATQRLAKLAKNVAAEASNFLMGRTFLDIDMARAADLLGMDRRQAEMFRDLQRGNFVALGPALSRRPLPIVIGSVETSARSSSPKLMPLPDAPQDVEDLIFTPDPEEFTRAAVRRTPPSPRPTTDILAELSRSTPAAVGPTPEQSPRAGQPEMTPEEREEKISAVLVEILDDPQSAYRTDAVLYQDFLVRARMRRIPGTPMTLAEFRRQVAIARSGVDAEMAASEGWQKALELSTSVSDDLQGVFLLLVKAALGEEPCPSDARIARAYGTHSARRARRLLGYFEEKELVVVHADFSGKRIVAFPDLDAKTAPGDADAAEDNARLAAE from the coding sequence ATGACATCCAGCACGAGGAATGGAACATTGCAGGTCGGCATCGACATGGGAACCCTATCGGGCGGGCAGCAGGCCAAGCTCGATATCGAAGAATTGCTTGCGACGCGCCTGCTGGTGCAGGGCAATTCCGGTTCCGGCAAGTCGCATCTTCTGCGCCGGCTGTTGGAGCAATCGGCGCCATGGGTGCAGCAGGTCATCATCGATCCCGAAGGTGATTTCGTAACTTTGTCCGATAAGTTTGGTCATGTGGTGGTGGATGGCGAGCGCACGGAAGCCGAACTCGCCGGCATTGCCAACCGCATTCGACAGCACCGCGTCTCCTGCGTGCTGACGCTGGAAGGGCTTGATATCGAACAGCAGATGCGCGCGGCCGCCGCTTTCCTCAATGGCCTGTTCGATGCCGATCGCGAATTCTGGTATCCTGTGCTTGTGGTGGTGGACGAAGCGCAGATGTTTGCGCCCTCCGTTGCTGGTGAAGTCACGGAAGATGCCCGCAAGGCCTCGCTTGGCGCGATGACCAATCTGATGTGCCGTGGCCGTAAACGTGGTCTTGCCGGCGTCATCGCCACGCAGCGATTGGCCAAGCTTGCCAAGAACGTGGCCGCGGAAGCCTCGAACTTCCTGATGGGCCGCACTTTCCTTGATATCGACATGGCGCGCGCGGCCGATCTGCTCGGCATGGATCGGCGGCAGGCGGAAATGTTTCGCGATCTTCAGCGCGGCAATTTCGTGGCGCTCGGCCCGGCGCTGTCGCGCCGTCCGCTGCCAATCGTCATTGGGTCGGTGGAAACCTCGGCCCGGTCCTCTTCACCGAAGCTGATGCCCCTGCCGGATGCGCCGCAGGACGTCGAAGACCTGATTTTTACGCCGGACCCGGAAGAGTTCACGCGCGCTGCCGTGCGCCGCACGCCGCCCTCGCCACGGCCAACCACGGATATTCTCGCAGAGCTCTCCCGTTCCACACCCGCCGCAGTCGGCCCAACACCTGAGCAATCGCCGCGCGCAGGCCAGCCGGAAATGACGCCGGAGGAGCGCGAGGAAAAGATTTCGGCGGTTCTCGTTGAAATTCTCGACGACCCGCAATCGGCCTATCGCACGGACGCGGTCCTCTACCAGGACTTTCTGGTGCGCGCCCGTATGCGCCGCATTCCCGGAACGCCGATGACGCTGGCGGAATTCCGCCGGCAGGTGGCGATTGCGCGCTCCGGCGTGGATGCGGAGATGGCGGCAAGCGAAGGCTGGCAAAAGGCGCTGGAGCTTTCGACCTCGGTTTCCGATGACCTGCAGGGTGTTTTCCTGTTGCTGGTCAAGGCGGCGCTTGGCGAAGAGCCTTGCCCGTCGGATGCCCGGATCGCCCGCGCCTACGGCACCCACTCCGCCCGCCGCGCGCGGCGTCTGCTCGGTTATTTCGAGGAGAAGGAGCTTGTGGTGGTCCATGCCGATTTCTCAGGCAAGCGGATCGTGGCATTTCCCGATCTCGACGCAAAAACCGCACCCGGCGATGCGGATGCGGCTGAGGATAATGCAAGGCTGGCGGCTGAGTGA
- a CDS encoding TerC family protein, translating to MDFFLSDFLGTPTWMWAVFISLVLGLLALDLGVLHKNSKEIGVRESLLMSGFYIVIGLAFGGWIWYQSGQQSAMEYVTGFVVEKSLAMDNIFIIAMIFSYFAIPRQYQHRVLLWGILGVIVLRGIMIAGGAAIVENFHWVLYLFAAFLVFTGLKMLFSSDHDENDIGNNRILKFLRSRLPVTEKLHGEKFFVKETDEATGKLKTFVTPLFLALIMVEIADLIFAVDSIPAIFAITTDPFIVYTSNIFAILGLRALYFALAALIHRFAYLKYALAAVLVFVGSKIFVADMLGIAKIPPAISLGVTVAILATGIIGSLIATRKEAKAIE from the coding sequence ATGGACTTTTTTCTATCGGATTTTCTCGGCACACCCACCTGGATGTGGGCTGTCTTTATTTCTCTCGTCCTTGGCCTGCTCGCGCTCGATCTCGGCGTGCTGCACAAGAACTCCAAGGAAATCGGCGTTCGTGAAAGCCTGCTGATGTCAGGCTTCTATATTGTCATCGGCTTGGCCTTTGGCGGCTGGATCTGGTATCAGTCCGGCCAGCAGTCGGCCATGGAATATGTGACCGGCTTCGTGGTCGAAAAAAGCCTGGCGATGGACAATATCTTCATCATCGCCATGATCTTCTCCTACTTCGCCATTCCCCGACAGTACCAGCACCGCGTGCTGCTCTGGGGCATCCTCGGCGTCATCGTCCTGCGCGGCATCATGATCGCCGGCGGCGCGGCCATTGTCGAAAACTTCCATTGGGTGCTTTATCTCTTCGCGGCCTTCCTCGTTTTCACGGGCCTCAAGATGCTGTTCTCCTCCGATCATGACGAGAACGATATCGGCAATAACCGCATCCTGAAATTCCTTCGCAGCCGCCTGCCGGTAACGGAGAAGCTGCATGGCGAGAAATTCTTCGTCAAGGAAACCGATGAGGCGACCGGAAAACTGAAGACCTTCGTGACGCCGCTCTTTCTGGCGCTCATCATGGTCGAAATCGCCGACCTGATCTTCGCGGTCGATTCGATCCCGGCGATCTTCGCGATCACCACCGATCCGTTTATCGTCTATACCTCGAACATCTTCGCGATCCTTGGCCTGCGCGCCCTCTATTTTGCGCTTGCCGCCCTGATCCATCGCTTCGCCTATCTGAAATATGCGCTGGCTGCGGTTCTGGTCTTCGTGGGTTCGAAGATTTTCGTGGCCGACATGCTCGGCATCGCCAAGATCCCGCCGGCCATTTCGCTCGGCGTCACCGTCGCCATCCTCGCAACCGGCATCATCGGCTCGCTGATTGCGACGCGGAAAGAAGCGAAGGCCATAGAGTAA
- the rpsD gene encoding 30S ribosomal protein S4, giving the protein MSKRESAKYKIDRRMGENIWGRPKSPVNRREYGPGQHGQRRKGKMSDFGTQLRAKQKLKGYYGELREKQFRATFDEANRRKGDTSENLIGLLESRLDAIVYRAKFVPTVFASRQFINHGHVTVNGVRVNIGSYRCKPGDVIEVRQKSKQLVTVLEAVQLAERDVPDYIEVDHNKMVATYARVPSLSDVPYPVVMEPHLVVEFYSR; this is encoded by the coding sequence ATGAGCAAGCGCGAATCGGCTAAGTATAAAATTGACCGCCGCATGGGCGAAAACATCTGGGGCCGTCCGAAGTCCCCGGTTAACCGCCGCGAATACGGCCCGGGCCAGCACGGCCAGCGCCGCAAGGGCAAGATGAGCGACTTCGGCACGCAGCTGCGCGCCAAGCAGAAGCTCAAGGGCTACTACGGCGAACTGCGCGAAAAGCAGTTCCGCGCCACCTTCGACGAAGCAAACCGTCGCAAGGGCGATACTTCTGAAAACCTGATCGGCCTGCTCGAGTCGCGTCTGGACGCCATCGTCTACCGCGCCAAGTTCGTTCCGACCGTTTTCGCTTCGCGTCAGTTCATCAACCATGGCCACGTCACGGTTAACGGCGTTCGCGTCAACATCGGTTCCTACCGCTGCAAGCCGGGCGACGTTATCGAAGTTCGTCAGAAGTCCAAGCAGCTCGTCACCGTTCTGGAAGCCGTTCAGCTCGCTGAGCGTGACGTTCCCGACTACATCGAAGTTGACCACAACAAGATGGTTGCGACCTACGCCCGCGTTCCGTCGCTTTCCGACGTTCCGTACCCGGTCGTCATGGAACCGCATCTGGTCGTCGAATTCTACTCGCGTTAA
- a CDS encoding glutaminase: MQDIQAIVDSIYDSMLPRLGEGKVADYIPELAKVDPNQFGIAITTVDGTTYTAGDALTPFSIQSISKVFMLTLALGKAGETVWNRVGREPSGSSFNSIVQLEHEHGIPRNPFVNAGAIVVTDIVLSGHQPREAIGELLRFVRYLADDDTISIDDTVAKSEQATGFRNFALANFMRSFGNLHHPVEYTLGVYFHQCALSMTCAQLSRAGLFLANRGRNPLTGHTVVSDRRARRINALMLTCGHYDGSGDFAYHVGLPGKSGVGGGIMAVAPGKASIAVWSPGLNKVGNSALGSQALELLATKTGWSVFGA, from the coding sequence ATGCAGGACATTCAGGCGATCGTCGATTCCATCTATGACAGCATGCTGCCGAGACTGGGTGAGGGGAAGGTCGCGGATTACATTCCCGAACTCGCCAAAGTCGATCCCAACCAGTTCGGCATCGCCATCACCACGGTCGATGGAACGACCTATACGGCCGGCGATGCGCTGACACCGTTTTCAATCCAGAGCATTTCCAAGGTCTTCATGCTGACGCTTGCGCTCGGCAAGGCCGGTGAGACGGTGTGGAACCGGGTGGGGCGCGAACCGTCCGGATCGTCGTTCAACTCCATCGTCCAACTGGAGCACGAGCACGGAATCCCGCGCAATCCCTTCGTCAACGCCGGTGCTATCGTGGTGACGGATATCGTTCTTTCCGGCCACCAGCCGCGTGAGGCGATCGGCGAGCTTCTGCGTTTTGTCCGTTATCTCGCCGATGACGATACGATCAGCATCGACGATACGGTGGCGAAATCGGAGCAGGCGACGGGTTTCCGCAATTTTGCGCTCGCCAATTTCATGCGTTCCTTCGGCAATCTGCATCATCCCGTGGAATATACGCTCGGCGTTTATTTCCATCAGTGCGCGCTATCCATGACCTGCGCGCAGTTGTCCCGGGCTGGCCTGTTTCTGGCCAATCGCGGCCGTAACCCGCTCACCGGGCACACGGTCGTCTCGGACCGTCGTGCGCGACGTATCAATGCGCTGATGCTGACCTGCGGCCACTATGACGGATCGGGTGATTTCGCCTATCATGTCGGCCTGCCGGGCAAGAGCGGCGTCGGCGGCGGCATCATGGCCGTGGCGCCGGGCAAGGCTTCGATTGCGGTCTGGTCGCCGGGCCTCAACAAGGTCGGCAATTCGGCGCTCGGGTCACAGGCGCTGGAATTGCTGGCGACGAAAACCGGCTGGTCCGTATTCGGGGCTTGA
- the ttcA gene encoding tRNA 2-thiocytidine(32) synthetase TtcA, with translation MNILTKIDDMDEQIGADRDSPEEAGNSHPLFDNAPRSVSFNKLRKRLLRNVRQAFEDFDMLKGQTRWLVGLSGGKDSYGLLALLLDLKWRGLLPVELIACNLDQGQPNFPKHVLPEYLAKIGVAHRIEYRDTYSVVKEKVPSGGTYCSLCSRLRRGNLYRIAREEGCDALLLGHHREDILETFFMNFFHGGRLAGMPAKLLNDEGDLMVMRPLAYCAEEDMAKFAAAMEFPIIPCDLCGSQDGLQRNAMKEMLADIERRMPGRKDVMLRALAHVNPSHLLDTKLFDFSALSVTGASSEEPREAHPPL, from the coding sequence ATGAATATTCTCACCAAGATCGATGACATGGATGAGCAGATCGGCGCCGATCGGGACTCGCCTGAAGAAGCTGGTAACTCGCATCCGCTGTTCGACAATGCGCCGCGATCGGTCTCGTTCAACAAGCTGCGCAAGCGGCTGCTGCGCAATGTGCGCCAAGCCTTTGAAGATTTCGACATGCTGAAGGGCCAGACGCGCTGGCTGGTCGGCCTTTCCGGCGGCAAGGACAGTTACGGTCTTCTGGCGCTGCTGCTCGATCTTAAATGGCGCGGCCTTTTGCCGGTGGAACTTATTGCCTGCAATCTGGATCAGGGCCAGCCTAATTTCCCCAAACACGTGCTGCCGGAGTATCTGGCGAAGATCGGCGTTGCCCACCGCATCGAATATCGTGACACCTATTCGGTGGTGAAGGAGAAGGTGCCCTCCGGCGGCACCTACTGTTCGCTCTGTTCGCGGCTGCGGCGCGGCAATCTCTACCGCATCGCGCGGGAGGAGGGCTGCGACGCACTGCTGCTCGGCCATCACCGTGAGGATATTCTCGAAACCTTCTTCATGAACTTCTTCCATGGCGGCCGTCTGGCGGGCATGCCGGCGAAGCTTTTGAACGACGAGGGTGACCTGATGGTCATGCGCCCGCTTGCCTATTGCGCCGAAGAAGACATGGCGAAATTTGCGGCCGCAATGGAGTTTCCAATCATTCCCTGCGACCTTTGCGGCTCACAGGACGGGCTTCAGCGCAATGCCATGAAGGAAATGCTGGCGGATATCGAGCGGCGTATGCCGGGCCGCAAGGATGTGATGCTGCGGGCGCTGGCGCATGTGAACCCTTCGCATCTCCTCGATACCAAGCTTTTTGATTTTTCGGCGCTTTCTGTCACGGGGGCGTCATCTGAAGAGCCTAGGGAGGCCCACCCTCCCTTATGA
- a CDS encoding inositol monophosphatase family protein has translation MTLSDKDIDFLISTVAVAGTDEIMPRFRNLSAGAISEKTSAVDLVTEADILAEKVITAALLQRFPKAHIVGEETYEADPSVIPALADAPLAFVIDPIDGTFNYASGFPAFGTLLAVTVKGETVAGIIHDPVMGDTIVALKGEGAHLHRKNGSQAKLKVADAAPLSDMVGIFSWGHSHPDRRPVIAANMAKIKMALSLNCSAHEYWLASAGKLHFIGHEKLMPWDHLAGVLIHQEAGGYTARFDATPYRPGHTAGGILSAPDKESWKMLRREIVAI, from the coding sequence ATGACCCTTTCCGATAAAGATATCGATTTCCTCATTTCCACCGTTGCCGTAGCCGGTACGGATGAGATCATGCCCCGCTTCAGGAATCTGAGCGCTGGCGCCATCTCCGAAAAGACATCCGCCGTCGACCTTGTCACCGAGGCCGATATTCTCGCCGAGAAGGTGATTACCGCCGCGCTGCTTCAGCGATTTCCCAAGGCGCATATTGTCGGCGAGGAGACCTATGAGGCTGACCCATCAGTCATTCCCGCCCTTGCCGATGCACCGCTCGCCTTCGTGATCGACCCAATCGATGGCACGTTCAATTATGCTTCCGGTTTTCCCGCCTTTGGCACGTTGCTTGCGGTCACCGTGAAAGGTGAAACGGTTGCGGGCATCATTCACGATCCCGTCATGGGCGATACAATCGTCGCACTGAAAGGCGAGGGTGCCCATCTTCACCGAAAGAACGGCTCGCAGGCGAAGCTGAAGGTCGCCGATGCCGCCCCGCTCTCCGATATGGTCGGCATTTTCTCGTGGGGACACAGCCATCCCGATCGCCGGCCGGTGATCGCCGCCAATATGGCGAAGATCAAGATGGCATTGTCGCTCAACTGCTCGGCGCATGAATACTGGCTCGCCTCGGCTGGCAAGCTGCATTTCATCGGCCACGAAAAGCTGATGCCATGGGATCATCTCGCCGGTGTTCTCATTCACCAGGAAGCCGGCGGCTACACGGCGCGATTCGACGCGACGCCCTATCGGCCCGGCCACACCGCCGGCGGCATCCTGTCGGCTCCCGACAAGGAGAGCTGGAAGATGCTGCGACGGGAAATCGTCGCTATATAA
- a CDS encoding inositol monophosphatase family protein: MAIELDIASLANALQEAAAVEILPRFRNLGEGDVRIKSEAIDLVTEADEAAERLIRARVQEIMPDALFVGEEAVAADASLLGKLADADLAVVVDPIDGTYNFASGLPLFGVMMSVISKGETVAGLIFDPMGNDWAIAEKGSGAWLCSADGSQTQMSVVPAPELSQMVGIANTGYFDVETRRKILMNLADVRLFTSYRCAAHEYRLFCGGHMHFLMYNKLMPWDHLAGTLISQESGAYAARLDGSPYLPRHLDGGLLLAPDQQTWELLREKIFTV; the protein is encoded by the coding sequence ATGGCCATCGAACTCGACATAGCCTCTCTTGCCAATGCACTCCAGGAGGCGGCGGCCGTGGAAATCCTGCCCCGGTTCCGCAATCTCGGCGAGGGCGATGTCAGGATAAAGTCCGAGGCGATCGATCTCGTGACCGAAGCCGACGAGGCCGCCGAGCGGCTGATCCGGGCTCGCGTGCAGGAGATCATGCCCGATGCGCTGTTCGTCGGTGAAGAGGCTGTGGCGGCGGATGCTTCACTGCTCGGCAAGCTGGCCGATGCCGATCTGGCTGTCGTGGTCGATCCCATCGACGGCACCTACAACTTTGCGTCCGGCCTGCCGCTCTTTGGCGTGATGATGAGCGTCATCTCCAAGGGTGAGACCGTTGCCGGTCTGATCTTCGACCCCATGGGCAATGACTGGGCGATTGCCGAAAAGGGCTCCGGCGCATGGCTGTGCAGTGCCGATGGTTCGCAGACGCAAATGTCGGTCGTGCCGGCGCCGGAATTGTCGCAGATGGTCGGCATCGCCAATACCGGCTATTTCGACGTGGAGACACGGCGAAAGATCTTGATGAATCTCGCCGATGTGCGGCTTTTCACCAGCTATCGCTGTGCGGCGCACGAATACCGGCTGTTCTGCGGCGGCCACATGCATTTCCTGATGTATAACAAGCTGATGCCGTGGGACCACCTGGCCGGCACGTTGATCTCGCAGGAATCGGGCGCCTATGCTGCCCGTCTCGACGGTTCGCCCTATCTGCCGCGTCACCTAGATGGCGGGCTGTTGCTTGCGCCTGACCAGCAGACATGGGAATTGTTGCGGGAGAAGATTTTCACGGTGTGA
- a CDS encoding multidrug effflux MFS transporter — protein sequence MGRTEFIALAAMLMALNALAIDIMLPGLQQIGASLGVENENHRQYVISTYLLGFGIAQLLYGPISDRFGRRKPMLVGLAIYIISAIAVVFVPSFAGLLFLRFIQGIGSAATRVITISIVRDIYGGRQMAEVMSLIMMVFMVVPVIAPGTGQIVLFFGNWHLIFAFMAGIAAIVTTWMYFRLPETLHPDDVRPFTARSVLAGFKIVLTNRIALCYTLSSTFIFGALFGFINSAEQVYKGIYGLGAWFAAAFAGVALFMAFSSFINAKLVGRIGMRKLSHGSLLGFIAITFLWLVVQMIGPEPMPFAIFIVFFALAMFQFGWIGSNFNSLAMEPLGHVAGTASSVIGFMGTVGGSLIGAAIGQAFDGTALPMVAGFFIVSIIGLIFVLIGEKGVLFQAHNKPTH from the coding sequence ATGGGGCGCACGGAATTCATTGCGCTCGCCGCCATGTTGATGGCGCTCAATGCACTCGCCATCGACATCATGCTCCCCGGTCTTCAGCAAATCGGCGCCTCGCTGGGCGTCGAGAACGAGAACCATCGCCAATATGTGATTTCCACCTATCTTCTCGGCTTCGGTATCGCACAGCTTCTTTATGGGCCGATTTCGGACCGTTTCGGTCGGCGCAAGCCGATGCTCGTCGGTCTGGCCATCTATATCATCTCCGCCATTGCCGTGGTCTTCGTGCCGTCATTCGCCGGCCTCCTGTTCCTGCGCTTCATTCAGGGCATTGGCTCGGCGGCAACACGCGTCATCACCATCTCGATCGTGCGTGATATTTACGGCGGCCGGCAGATGGCGGAAGTCATGTCGCTGATCATGATGGTCTTCATGGTCGTTCCGGTCATCGCGCCTGGCACCGGCCAGATCGTGCTCTTCTTCGGCAACTGGCACCTCATCTTCGCCTTCATGGCCGGCATTGCTGCCATCGTAACGACATGGATGTATTTCCGCCTGCCGGAAACGTTGCATCCGGATGATGTCAGGCCCTTCACTGCCCGTTCGGTGCTCGCCGGCTTCAAGATCGTGCTCACCAACCGCATCGCGCTCTGTTACACGCTGTCTAGCACCTTCATCTTCGGTGCGCTGTTCGGCTTCATCAACTCGGCCGAGCAGGTCTATAAGGGCATCTATGGCCTTGGCGCGTGGTTTGCGGCGGCTTTTGCTGGCGTTGCCCTGTTCATGGCCTTCTCGTCCTTCATCAATGCGAAGCTGGTTGGCCGGATAGGCATGCGCAAGCTCTCGCACGGCTCACTGCTCGGCTTCATCGCCATCACCTTCCTGTGGCTGGTGGTGCAAATGATCGGTCCGGAACCGATGCCGTTTGCCATCTTCATCGTGTTCTTTGCGCTTGCCATGTTCCAGTTCGGCTGGATCGGCTCGAACTTCAACTCGCTCGCCATGGAACCGCTTGGCCACGTCGCCGGCACCGCCTCTTCGGTCATCGGCTTCATGGGAACCGTCGGCGGTTCGCTGATCGGCGCCGCTATCGGCCAGGCCTTCGATGGCACGGCCCTGCCGATGGTCGCGGGTTTCTTCATCGTTTCGATCATCGGCCTGATCTTCGTGCTGATCGGCGAAAAGGGTGTGCTGTTTCAGGCGCATAACAAGCCCACGCACTGA
- the grxD gene encoding Grx4 family monothiol glutaredoxin: MSGIHDMIDSEVKSNDIVLFMKGTPQFPQCGFSGQVVQILDYLGVEYKGINVLADADIRQGIKDYSNWPTIPQLYVKGEFVGGCDIVREMFQSGELQSHFQEQGISVRGAA, translated from the coding sequence ATGAGCGGCATTCACGACATGATCGACAGCGAAGTGAAGAGCAACGATATCGTTCTTTTCATGAAGGGCACCCCGCAGTTTCCGCAATGCGGTTTTTCCGGCCAGGTGGTACAGATCCTCGATTATCTCGGCGTTGAATACAAGGGTATCAACGTGCTGGCCGATGCCGACATCCGTCAGGGCATCAAGGACTATTCCAACTGGCCAACCATCCCGCAGCTCTACGTCAAGGGTGAGTTCGTTGGTGGCTGTGACATCGTGAGAGAGATGTTCCAGTCCGGCGAATTGCAGAGCCACTTCCAAGAACAGGGTATCAGCGTCCGCGGCGCGGCCTGA
- a CDS encoding BolA family protein produces MPMKPGDIEDMIKAGIPGAKVTIRDLAGDGDHYAAEVVADAFKGKTRVQQHQMVYDALKGNMGGVLHALALQTSAPE; encoded by the coding sequence ATGCCCATGAAACCCGGCGACATTGAAGACATGATTAAGGCGGGAATTCCCGGGGCAAAGGTCACGATCCGCGATCTGGCCGGTGATGGCGATCATTACGCGGCGGAAGTCGTGGCAGATGCATTCAAGGGCAAGACCCGCGTGCAACAGCACCAGATGGTCTATGACGCGCTGAAAGGCAATATGGGCGGCGTTCTGCACGCCCTCGCCCTGCAAACCTCGGCGCCGGAATGA
- the purL gene encoding phosphoribosylformylglycinamidine synthase subunit PurL: MSISNSIKITPELVASHGLKPDEYQRILDLIGREPSFTELGIFSAMWNEHCSYKSSKKWLKTLPTKGPRVIQGPGENAGVVDIDDGDCVVFKMESHNHPSYIEPYQGAATGVGGILRDVFTMGARPIAAMNALRFGAPDHPKTRHLVAGVVAGVGGYGNSFGVPTVGGEVEFDPRYNGNILVNAFAAGLAKSDAIFLSEAKGVGLPVVYLGAKTGRDGVGGATMASAEFDESIEEKRPTVQVGDPFTEKCLLEACLELMKTGAVIAIQDMGAAGLTCSAVEMGAKGDLGIELDLNAVPVREERMTAYEMMLSESQERMLMVLEPSKEEVAKAIFVKWGLDFAIVGKTTDDLRFRVIHNGEEVANLPIKELGDQAPEYDRPWTPAKVPAPLAENDVPAADIADALVSLVGSANNSSRRWVYEQYDTLIQGNSLQLPGGDAGVVRVEGHDKKALAFSSDVTPRYVEADPFEGGKQAVAECWRNITATGALPLAATDNLNFGNPEKPEIMSQLVHAIKGIGEACRVLEFPIVSGNVSLYNETNGQAILPTPTIGGVGLLKDWGRMARIRFAAADEAVLLVGAPAGLGTHIAQSVYMRDIHGRTDGPAPHVDLDAEKKNGDFVRGVITDGLATAVHDCSSGGLALAVAEMAIASGIGATIDAVEGHNPVLTFYGEDQGRYVLTVKKSDLDKVLAAAKVAGVSCANIGVTGGSAVKLGTARAVEIKELHSAYESWFPQFMDGETLVAAE; encoded by the coding sequence ATGTCTATCTCAAACTCCATCAAGATCACCCCGGAACTCGTTGCATCCCACGGGCTGAAGCCCGACGAATACCAGCGTATCCTCGACCTGATCGGACGGGAGCCCAGCTTCACCGAGCTTGGCATCTTCTCGGCCATGTGGAACGAGCACTGCTCCTACAAGTCGTCCAAGAAGTGGCTGAAGACGCTGCCCACCAAGGGCCCGCGCGTCATTCAGGGCCCCGGCGAAAACGCCGGCGTTGTCGATATCGACGATGGTGACTGCGTTGTCTTCAAGATGGAGAGCCACAACCACCCGTCCTATATCGAGCCCTATCAGGGTGCGGCGACCGGCGTCGGCGGCATTCTGCGCGACGTCTTCACCATGGGTGCACGCCCGATCGCCGCCATGAACGCGCTGCGTTTCGGCGCGCCCGACCATCCGAAGACCCGCCACCTCGTGGCTGGCGTCGTTGCCGGTGTTGGCGGCTACGGCAACTCCTTCGGCGTGCCGACCGTCGGCGGCGAAGTGGAATTCGATCCGCGTTATAACGGCAATATCCTCGTCAACGCCTTCGCCGCCGGTCTTGCCAAGTCAGACGCGATCTTCCTCTCGGAAGCCAAGGGTGTCGGCCTGCCGGTGGTTTATCTCGGCGCAAAGACCGGCCGCGACGGCGTCGGCGGCGCGACCATGGCGTCGGCCGAATTTGACGAATCGATCGAAGAGAAGCGCCCGACCGTTCAGGTCGGCGACCCCTTCACCGAAAAGTGCCTGCTGGAAGCCTGCCTTGAGCTGATGAAAACAGGCGCTGTCATCGCCATTCAGGACATGGGTGCCGCCGGCCTCACCTGCTCGGCCGTGGAAATGGGCGCAAAGGGCGATCTCGGTATCGAACTTGACCTCAATGCCGTGCCTGTGCGCGAAGAACGCATGACGGCTTACGAAATGATGCTGTCCGAAAGCCAGGAGCGCATGCTCATGGTTCTCGAGCCCTCCAAGGAAGAAGTCGCCAAGGCGATCTTCGTGAAATGGGGTCTGGACTTCGCCATCGTCGGCAAGACAACCGACGACCTGCGTTTCCGCGTCATTCACAATGGCGAGGAAGTCGCCAACCTGCCGATCAAGGAACTGGGCGATCAGGCTCCCGAATATGACCGCCCGTGGACACCGGCGAAGGTGCCCGCCCCACTTGCGGAAAACGACGTCCCCGCTGCCGATATCGCCGACGCGCTGGTATCGCTCGTCGGTTCGGCCAACAATTCCTCGCGCCGCTGGGTCTACGAGCAGTATGACACGCTGATCCAGGGCAATTCCCTGCAGCTGCCGGGCGGCGACGCCGGTGTGGTTCGCGTCGAAGGCCATGACAAGAAGGCGCTCGCCTTCTCCTCCGATGTGACCCCGCGTTACGTCGAGGCTGATCCCTTCGAGGGCGGCAAGCAGGCCGTCGCCGAATGCTGGCGCAACATTACCGCAACCGGCGCCCTGCCGCTCGCGGCCACCGACAACCTCAATTTCGGCAATCCGGAAAAGCCCGAAATCATGAGCCAGCTTGTCCATGCCATCAAGGGCATCGGCGAAGCCTGCCGCGTGCTGGAATTCCCGATCGTTTCCGGCAACGTCTCGCTTTACAACGAGACCAACGGTCAGGCGATCCTGCCAACCCCGACCATCGGCGGCGTTGGCCTCCTGAAGGATTGGGGCCGTATGGCGCGCATCCGGTTTGCCGCCGCTGACGAAGCAGTGCTGCTTGTTGGTGCGCCTGCCGGCCTCGGCACCCACATCGCGCAGTCGGTGTACATGCGTGACATTCACGGCCGTACCGATGGCCCGGCGCCGCATGTCGATCTCGACGCTGAAAAGAAGAACGGCGATTTCGTGCGTGGCGTCATCACCGATGGCCTTGCCACCGCCGTTCACGATTGCTCGTCCGGTGGCCTCGCCCTCGCCGTTGCAGAGATGGCGATTGCCTCCGGCATCGGCGCGACTATCGATGCGGTCGAAGGCCACAACCCGGTCCTCACCTTCTATGGCGAAGACCAGGGCCGTTACGTCCTGACCGTGAAGAAGAGTGATCTCGACAAGGTGCTGGCGGCTGCCAAGGTGGCAGGCGTTTCCTGCGCCAACATCGGCGTTACCGGCGGCTCCGCTGTAAAGCTGGGCACGGCGCGCGCCGTCGAGATTAAAGAATTGCACTCGGCCTATGAATCGTGGTTCCCTCAGTTCATGGACGGCGAAACTCTAGTCGCCGCAGAATGA